In the genome of Candidatus Rokuibacteriota bacterium, one region contains:
- a CDS encoding Ldh family oxidoreductase, producing the protein MADSPVVVRPEALQGFIVAVLEALRMPRRNAELTAALMVKTDLRGVDSHGIGMLPRYVEWTRAGYIHPWAEPIVVRDDLATALLDGQKGLGHPVSVMGMELALAKAGTYGLGIVAVRNSNHFGACANYSMMALERGMIGLAFTNSPFVAMVPTFARQPMMGTNPISLAAPAATHTPFVLDMATTTVAVGKLTIAARWNHPIPEGWALAEGGRPTTDARAALAARLLSPLGGRRELGSHKGYGLGVMVDILSGVLSGGVYGDLLDRKGLRTQRLTNTGHCFAAIDIARFRPVEEFEAAMDDMLQALNDTPRAEGQERVYTAGEPEAEAERHRRAHGIPVAPALVAQVGEIAASLGVLPLA; encoded by the coding sequence ATGGCCGATAGCCCCGTCGTCGTCAGGCCCGAGGCGCTGCAAGGCTTCATCGTCGCCGTCCTCGAGGCGCTGCGGATGCCGCGGAGGAACGCGGAGCTCACGGCGGCGCTGATGGTGAAGACCGATCTGCGCGGCGTGGACTCCCACGGGATCGGCATGCTCCCGCGGTACGTGGAGTGGACTCGGGCGGGATACATCCATCCCTGGGCCGAGCCCATCGTCGTGCGCGACGATCTGGCCACGGCCCTCCTGGACGGACAGAAGGGACTCGGCCATCCCGTGTCGGTCATGGGTATGGAGCTGGCCCTCGCCAAGGCCGGCACCTACGGCCTGGGCATCGTCGCCGTCAGGAACTCGAACCACTTCGGCGCCTGCGCCAATTACTCGATGATGGCGCTCGAGCGTGGAATGATCGGGCTCGCCTTCACCAACTCCCCCTTCGTCGCCATGGTGCCCACCTTCGCGCGCCAGCCGATGATGGGCACCAACCCCATCAGCCTCGCTGCGCCGGCCGCCACGCACACGCCCTTCGTCCTCGACATGGCGACGACGACCGTGGCCGTGGGGAAGCTCACCATCGCCGCGCGCTGGAATCACCCGATTCCGGAAGGGTGGGCGCTCGCCGAGGGCGGCCGACCCACCACCGATGCGCGGGCCGCCCTGGCCGCGCGGCTCCTGTCGCCGCTCGGCGGGCGTCGCGAGCTGGGCAGCCACAAGGGCTACGGGCTCGGCGTGATGGTAGACATCCTCTCCGGTGTCCTGTCCGGAGGCGTCTACGGCGACCTGCTCGACCGCAAGGGGCTGCGCACGCAGAGGCTCACCAACACGGGGCACTGCTTCGCGGCCATCGACATCGCCCGCTTCCGCCCCGTGGAGGAGTTCGAGGCTGCCATGGACGACATGCTGCAGGCGCTCAACGACACGCCGCGAGCCGAGGGCCAGGAGCGCGTCTACACCGCCGGGGAGCCGGAGGCCGAGGCGGAGCGCCACCGGCGCGCCCACGGCATCCCCGTGGCTCCGGCCCTGGTCGCGCAGGTCGGCGAGATCGCGGCGAGCCTCGGGGTGCTCCCGCTCGCCTGA
- a CDS encoding diguanylate cyclase, whose translation MNAESRTRILLIEDNPDHALIVTRTLEQRDRGRYAVVHVERLQEGLERLGAQRFDIVLLDLSLPDSAGLAGIPPLRACAPEVPVIVITASDSEALGEDAVRAGAQDYLVKGEADGRVLARAIRHAIARQHLQEILRSLALRDELTGLYNRRGFVTLAEQHLKLARRNGRGALLVFADVDGFKRVNDRFGHAEGDRALVAVAQVLRSTFRETDIVARVGGDEFAVLAVEAPDASAELLRARLAERVRAHSERAQLAYEVSVTAGVAVLDLRRASSVDELMAEADRALYALKRAAGHDQAGRG comes from the coding sequence GTGAACGCGGAGTCCCGCACGCGGATCCTGCTGATCGAGGACAACCCCGACCACGCCCTGATCGTGACCCGCACCCTCGAGCAGCGGGATCGCGGACGCTACGCGGTGGTCCACGTGGAACGGCTCCAGGAGGGGCTCGAGCGTCTTGGCGCGCAGCGCTTCGACATCGTGCTCCTCGATCTCTCCCTGCCCGACAGCGCGGGGCTCGCCGGGATCCCCCCGCTGCGTGCCTGCGCTCCCGAGGTGCCCGTCATCGTGATCACGGCCTCGGACAGCGAGGCCCTGGGGGAGGATGCGGTGCGCGCCGGTGCGCAGGACTACCTCGTCAAGGGAGAGGCCGACGGCCGGGTGCTGGCGCGCGCCATCCGGCACGCCATCGCGCGGCAACACCTGCAGGAGATCCTCAGAAGCCTCGCGCTGCGGGACGAGCTCACGGGGCTGTACAATCGGCGCGGCTTCGTGACCCTCGCCGAGCAGCACCTGAAGCTGGCCCGGCGCAACGGGCGGGGTGCCCTCCTCGTGTTCGCGGACGTGGACGGCTTCAAGCGCGTCAACGACCGCTTCGGTCATGCCGAGGGCGATCGCGCGCTGGTGGCGGTGGCTCAGGTCCTGCGCTCCACGTTCCGGGAGACCGACATCGTGGCTCGCGTGGGCGGCGACGAGTTCGCGGTGCTCGCCGTCGAGGCGCCGGACGCCAGCGCGGAGCTGCTCCGCGCCCGGCTCGCGGAGCGGGTCCGCGCGCACAGCGAGCGGGCGCAGCTGGCCTACGAGGTCTCCGTCACCGCGGGGGTTGCCGTGCTGGATCTCCGGCGCGCGTCCAGCGTCGACGAGCTGATGGCCGAGGCCGACCGCGCACTGTACGCGCTCAAGCGCGCCGCGGGGCACGATCAGGCCGGCCGCGGGTGA
- a CDS encoding cysteine desulfurase has protein sequence MARGGAPPDRVYLDYGGFAPVDPRVLAVMRPFLEAGIGNPSARHSLGAEARESLEAARAKVGRLIGGTASGVIFSSGATEANNLAILGVALRAGARGRHVVTTAVEHVSVLNACRALEKHGVAVTLLPVDREGLVDPAELRRALRPDTVLVSIGAANEEIGTVQPVGELARVTRAAAVPLHVDAVGAAGRVALAAEAMGIDLLTLGGNDIYGPPGTGALWVRPGVKLAPQILGGGQEGGYRSGTENLPALVGLGVAAELIRTDGNHGDAARLGALRDRLLEGVLAAVPDCRVTGARETRLPHHLSLALRGVKADGVLLDLDLSGVAASSGSACASLTGNPSHVLRAIGCTPEEAEGSLCFTLGRWSTAADVDAVLDRLPPIVARLRALAAPAPR, from the coding sequence ATGGCCCGCGGCGGCGCCCCCCCCGACCGGGTGTACCTGGACTACGGGGGCTTCGCGCCTGTCGATCCGCGCGTACTCGCCGTGATGCGCCCTTTCCTCGAGGCCGGCATCGGGAATCCCTCAGCCCGGCATTCCCTGGGCGCGGAGGCGCGCGAGTCTCTGGAAGCCGCCCGCGCCAAGGTCGGCCGGCTCATCGGTGGGACGGCGAGCGGGGTGATCTTCAGCTCCGGCGCCACCGAGGCGAACAACCTCGCCATCCTGGGCGTTGCGCTCCGTGCGGGCGCCCGAGGCCGGCACGTCGTCACAACCGCCGTCGAGCACGTGTCCGTGCTCAATGCCTGCCGCGCGCTGGAAAAGCACGGCGTGGCGGTGACCCTGCTCCCGGTGGATCGGGAGGGGCTGGTGGACCCGGCCGAGCTCCGGCGCGCGCTCCGGCCGGACACTGTGCTGGTCTCCATCGGCGCCGCCAACGAGGAGATTGGCACCGTCCAGCCCGTGGGGGAGCTGGCCCGGGTCACGCGGGCGGCCGCCGTCCCGCTCCACGTGGATGCCGTGGGGGCCGCGGGGCGTGTCGCGCTGGCGGCGGAGGCCATGGGGATCGACCTCCTCACGCTCGGCGGCAACGACATCTACGGCCCGCCGGGGACGGGCGCCCTGTGGGTCAGGCCGGGCGTCAAGCTCGCACCCCAGATCCTCGGGGGGGGGCAGGAAGGCGGCTACCGCTCCGGCACGGAGAACCTGCCGGCCCTCGTGGGGCTCGGGGTTGCGGCCGAGCTCATCCGGACCGACGGAAACCACGGGGACGCGGCGCGGCTGGGCGCGCTGCGCGACCGGCTGCTGGAGGGGGTGCTGGCCGCGGTGCCCGACTGCCGCGTGACGGGCGCGAGGGAGACGCGCCTGCCGCATCACCTGAGCCTGGCGCTGCGCGGGGTCAAGGCCGACGGCGTGCTGCTGGACCTCGATCTCTCGGGCGTTGCCGCCTCGTCGGGCTCGGCCTGCGCGTCGCTCACGGGCAACCCCTCCCACGTGCTTCGCGCCATCGGCTGCACGCCCGAGGAGGCGGAGGGCTCGCTCTGCTTCACCCTGGGTCGCTGGAGCACGGCGGCCGACGTCGATGCCGTGCTCGACCGCCTCCCTCCCATCGTCGCCCGGCTCCGCGCTCTCGCCGCGCCGGCCCCCCGCTGA
- a CDS encoding sulfurtransferase TusA family protein yields MTQSSKAVNPVKHIDCIGLFCPMPIVKTREALRELAVGEVLEMLSDDPGSDPDMKTWAQRSGHELLEVSREGAIYRFLVRKTR; encoded by the coding sequence ATGACGCAGAGCTCCAAAGCCGTCAATCCTGTCAAGCACATCGACTGCATCGGCCTCTTCTGCCCCATGCCAATCGTCAAGACCCGGGAGGCGCTCCGCGAGCTGGCGGTGGGGGAAGTGCTCGAGATGCTCTCCGACGACCCCGGCTCCGATCCGGACATGAAGACCTGGGCCCAGCGCTCGGGGCACGAGTTGCTCGAGGTCTCGCGGGAGGGGGCGATCTACCGTTTCCTCGTCCGGAAGACCCGGTAG
- a CDS encoding GGDEF domain-containing protein, with translation MRDAGLAHGKRMMATEQGSPPRQRRVKAWGAAVPAGAAIVLLVALTYALEAFVRPTLGAGDPGVMLLWIQSALIAAALLTAVSWVVAAGVGRAAARRPAESPAAALPPAPPGGERRDDIGSLMGAFSRMLTTVEEQANEIHHFAERLDRAYKEVESTNARLKEFSFKDEVTGLYNRRFFAIRIEEEVSRYRRFNHPASVVLLDLDDFKAVNDELGHAAGDQTLREMADILMKYSRGINVICRYGGDEFAVLLVETSKAGALLYADRIRQVLGTYAFAHGRRLTASFGIASLPEDVTPTGDDLIRAADEALYAAKRAGKNRVSLYEDLAPDARPASEARVP, from the coding sequence ATGCGCGACGCTGGCCTGGCCCACGGAAAGCGAATGATGGCCACTGAGCAAGGTAGCCCCCCGCGCCAGCGCCGGGTCAAGGCCTGGGGTGCGGCGGTGCCGGCCGGGGCCGCGATCGTGCTTCTCGTTGCGCTGACCTACGCCCTCGAAGCCTTCGTGCGCCCCACGCTCGGCGCCGGCGACCCGGGCGTCATGCTGCTGTGGATCCAGTCGGCGCTGATCGCGGCGGCGCTGCTGACCGCCGTCTCCTGGGTGGTGGCGGCCGGAGTCGGCCGGGCTGCCGCGCGGCGCCCGGCGGAGAGCCCGGCCGCCGCGCTCCCGCCCGCGCCGCCCGGGGGCGAGCGGCGGGACGACATCGGGTCGCTGATGGGCGCCTTCTCCCGGATGCTCACCACCGTCGAGGAGCAGGCCAACGAGATCCACCACTTCGCGGAGCGGCTCGACCGCGCGTACAAGGAAGTGGAGTCCACCAACGCCCGGCTCAAAGAGTTCTCCTTCAAGGACGAGGTGACGGGGCTCTACAACCGGCGCTTCTTCGCGATCCGCATCGAGGAGGAGGTGTCCCGCTACCGGCGCTTCAACCACCCGGCCTCCGTGGTCCTGCTGGATCTCGACGACTTCAAGGCGGTGAACGACGAGCTGGGGCACGCCGCGGGCGACCAGACGCTCCGGGAGATGGCCGATATCCTCATGAAGTACTCGCGCGGGATCAACGTGATCTGCCGCTACGGAGGGGACGAGTTCGCTGTGCTCCTGGTGGAGACCTCCAAGGCCGGCGCCCTCCTGTACGCCGACCGGATCCGCCAGGTGCTCGGCACCTACGCCTTCGCCCACGGCCGGCGGCTCACGGCGAGCTTCGGCATCGCCTCGTTGCCGGAAGACGTGACGCCCACGGGAGACGACCTGATCCGCGCCGCCGACGAGGCCCTCTACGCCGCCAAGCGGGCGGGCAAGAACCGGGTCTCCCTCTACGAGGACCTGGCGCCGGATGCGCGGCCCGCCTCCGAGGCGCGCGTGCCATGA
- a CDS encoding HD domain-containing protein — MEHGVLLHDIGKIGIPDAILLKRGPLTPAEWQIMRTHPAVGRNLVSKIPFLRGAVPVVYHHHEHWDGSGYPLGLKGDAIPVGARIFAVADAFDAMTFDRPYSRAIPLEAARAEIQRSAGTHFDPGVIESFLRVPLEILEEIRRRSTD, encoded by the coding sequence CTGGAGCACGGCGTGCTGCTGCACGACATCGGCAAGATCGGCATCCCCGACGCCATCCTGCTCAAGCGGGGGCCCCTCACCCCGGCCGAGTGGCAGATCATGCGGACGCACCCCGCCGTGGGCCGGAACCTGGTCAGCAAGATCCCCTTCCTGCGCGGGGCGGTGCCGGTGGTCTACCACCACCACGAGCACTGGGACGGCTCGGGCTACCCGCTCGGACTCAAGGGGGACGCCATCCCCGTCGGGGCCCGCATCTTCGCCGTGGCCGACGCCTTCGACGCCATGACCTTCGACCGGCCCTACTCCCGCGCCATCCCCCTGGAGGCCGCCCGGGCCGAGATCCAGCGCTCCGCCGGCACCCACTTCGACCCGGGCGTGATCGAGAGCTTCCTGCGGGTGCCGCTCGAGATACTGGAGGAGATCCGCCGCCGCTCCACTGACTAG
- a CDS encoding AMP-binding protein has translation MTDLGPALTLGQMLDRAAARYPEREAIVFKAERVTYRELQHRADDFARGLLALGLAPGDHVVLWMPNCVEWNIANLGIAKLGAVTVTCNSRYKALEVEYLLRQSDARALVMVDRFAAARIDYLEILRELVPECEQPAPGRSGLASARFPELRQVIVLGGDPPAGCAPFARVERAGRAEAADLSRIAVRPDDPAEMLYTSGTTGDPKGCLLSHGNMYYKCRVYTDLHRWTCEDRYLVAVPYFHIFGSMGAVAANCLVGSTQVVMETFDAGEALRLIEAERVTIFSGVPTMFITLLGHPSFGRFDLRSLRTGSIGASPVPVEIMRRILDRERGLGMDALVVYGLTEATGGTHWTHSGDPIEKRVATVGMHTPEIEDRVADPVTGRELLAGEEGEVCIKGPTLMLGYYKKPEATAEKIRDAWLRTGDMGVKDADGYLRITGRLTDMIIVGGFNTYPAEIENFYLRHPKLLDISVVGVPDPVMGEVVMAFVIPKPGEALTPEEIVEFGRGRIANYKLPRYVEVVEQFPLTGSGKVQKFKQKAYAVEKYKLKGPA, from the coding sequence GTGACGGACCTCGGGCCCGCGCTCACCCTGGGACAGATGCTCGACCGGGCGGCGGCCCGCTATCCCGAGCGCGAGGCCATCGTCTTCAAGGCCGAGCGGGTGACCTACCGCGAGCTCCAGCACCGCGCCGATGACTTCGCCCGGGGGCTCCTCGCCCTTGGCCTGGCCCCCGGTGACCACGTCGTCCTCTGGATGCCGAACTGCGTCGAGTGGAACATCGCCAACCTCGGCATCGCCAAGCTCGGCGCCGTCACCGTCACCTGCAACAGCCGCTACAAGGCCCTCGAGGTCGAGTACCTGCTGCGCCAGTCGGATGCGAGGGCGCTGGTCATGGTGGACCGCTTCGCCGCCGCGCGGATCGACTACCTCGAGATCCTGCGCGAGCTGGTTCCGGAGTGCGAGCAGCCGGCGCCGGGGCGGTCGGGGCTGGCCAGCGCCCGCTTCCCGGAGCTGCGCCAGGTGATCGTGCTGGGCGGCGACCCCCCCGCCGGCTGCGCGCCCTTCGCCCGGGTAGAGCGCGCCGGGCGGGCCGAGGCGGCAGACCTGTCCCGCATCGCCGTGCGGCCCGACGACCCCGCGGAGATGCTCTACACGTCGGGCACGACCGGCGATCCCAAGGGCTGTCTGCTCTCCCACGGGAACATGTACTACAAGTGCCGGGTGTACACGGATCTCCACCGCTGGACCTGCGAGGACCGCTACCTCGTGGCTGTGCCCTACTTCCACATCTTCGGCTCCATGGGTGCCGTCGCCGCCAACTGCCTCGTGGGCTCCACGCAGGTGGTGATGGAGACCTTCGACGCCGGCGAGGCGCTGCGTCTCATCGAGGCCGAGCGCGTCACGATCTTCTCCGGCGTGCCGACGATGTTCATCACGCTCCTGGGGCACCCGTCCTTCGGGCGCTTCGACCTGCGCTCGCTCCGCACCGGGTCCATCGGCGCCTCCCCCGTGCCCGTGGAGATCATGCGGCGGATCCTGGACCGGGAACGCGGCCTCGGCATGGACGCGCTGGTGGTCTACGGGCTCACGGAGGCGACCGGGGGGACGCACTGGACCCACTCCGGCGACCCCATCGAGAAGCGCGTCGCCACCGTCGGCATGCACACCCCCGAGATCGAAGACCGCGTGGCGGACCCGGTGACGGGGCGCGAGCTGCTCGCGGGCGAGGAGGGGGAGGTCTGCATCAAGGGACCGACCCTCATGCTCGGCTACTACAAGAAGCCCGAGGCGACGGCGGAGAAGATCCGCGACGCCTGGCTCCGCACGGGCGACATGGGCGTGAAGGATGCGGACGGGTACCTGCGGATCACGGGGCGCCTCACCGACATGATCATCGTCGGCGGCTTCAACACCTATCCGGCGGAGATCGAGAACTTCTACCTGCGCCATCCGAAGCTCCTGGACATCTCCGTGGTCGGCGTCCCGGATCCCGTGATGGGCGAGGTGGTCATGGCCTTCGTCATCCCGAAGCCCGGTGAGGCCCTCACCCCGGAGGAGATCGTGGAGTTCGGGCGGGGGAGGATCGCCAACTACAAGCTGCCGCGCTACGTGGAGGTCGTGGAGCAGTTCCCGCTCACGGGCTCGGGCAAGGTGCAGAAGTTCAAGCAGAAGGCGTACGCCGTGGAGAAGTACAAGCTGAAGGGGCCAGCGTAG